AATTGAAATAGTTGCAAAGCAGTCAACCTCCCACTGTTTTGTAAAAAAGCTGGGGCTttagaaatgtaaccactcttaaagtcatagacagagctatggatacaaggacgaaccatccatgatataacatcgttttaaccatgttttgaggctaaagtgtttgtttacatttagagTTTACAAACACTAGAGTAAAACAAGTTAGTGATGGGGTACAACAGCTGTTctagttatattcttcaagaatcaatgagtaTGCACCGTGTACGAAACATGCTCTTTCAATGACAGAATGACAAGGTGAAAccaggggaaagctatgatcccttattgaagtcacctgttaaatccacttcaatcagtgtagatgaaggggaggagacacgttcaagaatgatttttaagcctcgagacaattgataCACGGATtgcgtgtgtgtgccattcagaggacgaaaatatttaagtgtctttgaaccgtgtatggtagtaggtgccaggcgcatcggtttgagtgtgtcaagaactgcaacgctgctgggtttcaacagtttcccatgtgtatcaagaatggtccaccatccaaaggacattcagccaacttgacaactgtgggaagcattggtgtcaacatgggccagcatccctgtggaacgctttcgacaccttgtagtgccccgacgaattgaggttgttctgagagcgaaaaggggtgcaactcaatattaggaaggtgttccaaatgttctgtacactcagtgtatatcgttaatgtataagtccaaaaatgtatgtagcaactgtggattgcccctttaacaaaAGGGCTGCTTTTTCCTTCATTgtataaatattacaaaaaaacACCAATATGGTGAATATAAATCAAAGAAGCCAGGAGTAATCCTCTGAAAAATGTATTCACCCTTGCTATTTCCTATTAACCTTTGAGCAAAAGACTAAGGCATCATCTCAAATTGATTGAAAAACTCAATCTTGTTTCAAACAAATGTTAGACGATCATATCTTATGAAAACAGTAGTGAATTAATGTAGGACAACTTTATCTATAAGTCCATAGGTGTCACTCCATTTAGTCTATAACTAGAAGGAGTTAATAAGTTCATAAACTCATTGTTTAACATAGACACTCAACCAACCAGAGGTTGGCACATTATTTGATCGTTTGAGGGAAGAATGTTCGTCTTTTTCAATCACTCTGGTGCAATTTTCAAAAGCATCTTTCACAATTCTTAGCACAAAAATCTAAACATTTCATCAAAATGGCTGTTTCAAAACTAAGTGCATTTACAAAAAAATTCACAGTCACTTGTCCACTCCAAGTATCTGCTTTTCATTACTTTTTATATGATTATCTTGTCATTTCTTAATTTAACTATAACCGAATTAACATGCTCAAAACTGAAGACTACTGAAACAAAAGTGTATAGTGCCTAGTTACTACATTGTCCATTGTCATCCTTCATCAGCCAGTATTCTTCAATACGATCTATTATTCCTTCGATTCAGCACTTCAAAAATATCAGTTTTGAAAATTGTGCAATGTATTTTCTGCTATCGGATTAAAAGTTAGTTAAAATGACTAAACGGTGAGCCTGTTATTATCTGATGTATTGGTGACTAAGCAAAATGTTCTCATGGTTTTTGAGAAAAAATTGCATGAAAGACTCCAGGACTCGGAGATGAAAGATGTGTTCAACTCCAATGAAAGGTTTTGAACATAAGACACAGGCAATATACCACTTACATCAAAAAAAAAATGCACCAGAGTGATAGACATAAAACCTGTAATGTTCATTTCACAGTCTTTGATTTTAACAGAATATTAAAAGATTTCTCCTTCATTAGATCCAAGTTCAACGACAATGTGGCAATGCCTTAAAttgtaaaaaatgtttttgtcataGCGATGACAAATGAGGAATTATTCCAAGTTTAGTTCAGTCAAGTCCAGTTCAGTTCCTCAGGACTCTGTGTTGTCCTCCTTTGAATATTCCTCCACAAGCTTCTCATAAGAGTGGTCATGTTCTGATCCATCGCTGGTGAACACGGACTCTTCTGATTCAGAGCCCTGCTCCTCTTTGGAGTCAGTCTCCGACTCTACATTTTCGTCGCACGTGGTGATTGACAGCTTGGCTTTAGCATCATCGTCCTCATCCTCCAGGTTGTTGTTGAGGACGTTCTCCTCGTCAATAAAAGTGATGTTCGCATTCTGGAAGATCAGGGACTGGTACTCTTTGGAGTCCCATAGCCGTCGGCCACCCATACCGCAACCTCCACCACCGCCCAGGCCGCCACCTCCGCTCTCCTGGTCCACCTCTTTGTCCAGTTGGTTCTCGTACATCCTCTCCTGGTCCCCGTCCAAATCACCCTCCCCATGGTCCTCTGTGAGCAGCATCCCGTTCTCCGAGCCCAGGAGGTAGTTCTTGGACTTTGAGAAGGCCACGGTGACGCGGTCACTGAAGCTGTAGCGCCGCTTCTGCCGCGGTGAGCGGTCCAGGCTGAGGATAGTGTTGCCGTTGCAGGTAACCGTGTCGCTGCAGCTCTGGGAGCGGTTCGCCTCCTTGGCCTTGTTACTGGCATCATTACCATCACAGTGGACCCCGCCACCATCTGTCTTGACACCAATCTGTTTGATGAGGTCGTTGTAGCCTTCCTGCTTCTTGGACAGGAAGCTGAAGATGTTAACGTCGTTGGCGGTGGGCGGCAGGTGGAGGGCCTTGTGGCTCTCCTTGTAGTGCCTCAGCTCGTCAAGGGAGAGCTTGCGCCGCTTGCGTCGTTTCTTCAGAGCCTTGTGGGCCTCCACGACCATGCGCACCTTCCAGTTGAAAAACAGGGAGAGCCATGCCAGACCCAGGTAAATCCACACCTCCACAAAGTAACGGTACAGAGTGGGGTAGTCTGCATTTGGATCCACACCTGAATAAAGAAAAACAGGAAGGGAAAGTTTGAGTATGTATAAATGTCAATGTCCAATTTTTCGAAAGAGGTAgtacactgccgttcaaaagtttggggtcacttagaaacgtccttgtttttgaaagaaaagcaattttttcgTCCATTAAAAAAACtgtaaattgatcagaaatacagtgtagacattgttaatgttgtaaatgactattgtagctggaaacggacgATTCTTTTACTTTGTTTATTGAATTTTCAACAccaatatttacaaaataattgcACTTGTAAGTTggagtcggaagttcacatagacttaggttgggagtcattaaaactcgtttttcaaccactccacacatttcttgttaacagactatagttttggcaagtcagttaagaaatctactttgtgcatgacacaagtcatttttccaacaattctttacagacagattatttcaattataattcactgtatcacaattccagtgggtcagaagttaacattcactaagttgactgtgcctttaaacagcttggaaaattccagaaaattatgtcatggctatagaagcttctgataggctgattgacataatttgagtcaattggaggtgtacctgtggatgtatttcaaggcctaccttcaaactcagtgcctctttgtttgacatcatgggaaaatcaaaagaaaccagccaagacctcaaaaaagaattgtagacctccacaggtctggttcatccttgggagaaatttccaaatgcctgaaggtaccaagttcatctgtacaaacaatagtacgcaagtataaacaccatgggaccacgcagccgtcataccgctcaggaaggagacacggtctgtctcctagagattaacgtactttggtgcgaaaagtgcaaatcaatcgcagaacagcagcaaaggaccttgtgaagatgctggaggaaaccggtacaaaagtatctatatcccctgcaaaattagtcctatatcgacataacctgaaaggccgctcagcaaggaagaagccactgctccaaaaccggcataaaaaagccagactatggttttcaactgcacatggggaaaaatatcgtactttttggaaaaatgtcatctgatctgatgaaataacaatagaactgtttggccataatgatcatcgttatgttatctcaagacatcagtcaggaagttaaagcttggttgcaaattggtcttccaaattgacaatgaccccaagcatacttccaaagttgtggcaaaatggcttaaggacaacaaagtcaaggtattggagtggccatcacaaagccctgacctcaaacctatagaacatttgtgggcagaactgaaaaagcgtgtgcgagcaaggaggcctacaaacctgactcagttacaccaactctgtcagggggaatgggccaaaattcacacaacttattgtgggaagcttgtggaagactaccagaaacgtttgacccaagttaaacaatataaaggcaatgctaccaaatactaattgtaaacttctgatccactgggaatgtgatgaaagaaataaaagctgaaataaatcattctctctactattattctgacatttcacattcctaaaataaagtggtgatcctaactgacctaaaacagggacattttaataggattaaatgtcaggaattgtgaaaaacagagagtttaaatgtatttggctaaggtgtatgtaaaattccgacttcaactgtacataggcgtacagaggcccatcatcagcaaccatcactcctgtgttccaatggcacgttgtgttagctaatccaagtttataattttaaaaggcaaaattgatcatcagaaaacccttttgcaattatgttttcatagctgaaaactgttgtgctgattaaagaagcaatagaactggccttatttagactagtggagtatctggagcatcagcatttgtgggttcgattacaggctcaaaatgtccagaaacaaagacctttcttctgaaactcgtcagtctattcttgttctgagaaatgaaggctattccatgcgagaaattgccaagaaactgacaATCTCgtgcaatgctgtgtactactcccttcacagaacagagcaaactggctctaaccagaatagaaagaggagtgggaggccctggtgcacaactgagcaagaggacaagtacatcagagtttctagtttgagaaacagacgcctcacaagtcctcaactggcagcttcattaaatagtacccgcaaaacaccagtctcaacgtcaacagtgaagaggcgactccgggatgctgcccttctaggcagagttcctctatccagtgtcttattttgcccatcttaatcttttatttttattggccagtctgagatatggctttttctttgcaactctgcaacTCTTGTTTGGTAAATTCTTTTAGCCGAGCAATCGCAAATAGATATTTTTTATGGTACGTAAAACCAGTCTGATTTGCATCCGTCTCAGTGTACTAATCCATTGAGGAGGCCTTGGGGATGCCACGGTCCAATAAGAAGTGAAATCAGCTAATATCTATAAGGCACATCTCTCTCAGGAATGCGCACTTTCCCACCATTTcatgcacattcattgtttcataaatTGTGTGAATCGTTTGCCCTTTACATGTTTGTcaatcaattccccattacatactgtatatcaccagtagtagcTTACATTGACTGTTAATTCCCATAATaaactacaatgtttgtttggttacagtAAATTCTGTTAATGCATTCCATATATTAATATTAGTCGATTACCGTTCTCATATTGTCGGGACACTTTTCAGAGCTCACAACATATGCTACACTTGAGAAACAAATGTTGCTTTATTTCATTCAATTTTCCAaattgtcaatttattcattgtgttttgtttggagcgctcctgtcaatgttaAGGACACACACCTgattacgcatatagaagtaggcataggctacctggcctgcgcgcaaatgtaggcctataaattgtCTTAACTTTGGAGCTTCAAAgtaattttttcttcacctcaaaacaGGAAGTAAGATTTTAgaatccattgagaatgacaatagctTGTCAATGTATGAgaaaaatatttccagctctctccctttcgataaccactcggcatgaaagggaaaaatgtaatgctctgttCGAGTGGAAACTTCATAAAACACCTGATTCATTTTAATCCCTTGCAGAAATAGCCTACAGTTTTGTCTGTGCCGAGCTCACTGGCGCaagaaactctgagggcccagaatattttatacaatgtttcaaATCAGGCCGGACACAGTTgaaagttgatacaatgtttaaaGTTTGTTACAGACAGGCAATGTGTAGCCAATGGGATTTtacaggatatttatttttaatcatgatattttctacctgcagaccgcaatgtttttattttttggctTATGTAGGCaattttttacatagttggcaatggcagtGTAAGTTACTTTtatatttgtataattttcatttagatagcaTTTaaattaaccacatgacaatgctTTTTGAGATCCAAAGACTTAtgaattaaatgaaactgttcaaacgaaaatgtgcatataaaaATCAGAAccggccctttcctgtttcagcatgacaatgttgCTGTGTTCCTGTCCATATAGAAATAGTTTGTAGAGATCGGTGTAgatgaacttgactggcctgcacaaagcccggacctcaaccacatcgaacacctttgggatgaattggaacgacaACCgcgacctaatcgcccaacatcagtgcccgacctcactaatgctcgtggctgaatggaagcaaatcctcGCATGCAAtgtaccaacatctagtggaaagccttctcagaagagtggaggctgttatagcagcaaaggagatAGCAACTCCagattaatgcccatgattttgtaatgagatgttagACATGCAGGTgtatagttgattttattgaaacacatagggtgtgtctatatatggaaaaaataTACGTTTAAAAATGTAGACCaattgattggtcaaaagaaaaGACGACTCTATTTCGACCAATATTTTTGGGGCGGGGACAGTCCTAATGCGAGTAGACTGCTGACTGGCTATGAAATCctcctctatgaggaaatagcaagaaTTTTTGAAatggtctgtttgagatacaagtttgagtTGGGGtttaagtgttttctttccaatttatgctttggccacaaatacaagtataggacgggtcaacaacattattttttGTATGCGTTAACAGAATAtaaacttttaaaagtgagattatCACTTCACAGTTTTATTAAGCACATTTCTGAGGAAGTGGGAACATTGTTGCATGAGAACTACCAAACCATATTGGGTTAAAAGGTATGTTGAAAATAATTAGTACCTTACAAAATACAAGTTGGCAAAAAAATATCACTTGCAAAGTGTAAGGACAAATACCCATAAACATGCGAAGACCTTGATAATGCAAAGGGAGGATGAGCTTACCTGCTACAAGGTCACCAAAGCCAATCGTGGTCAAGGTGACAAAGGAAAAGTACAAGCCCTCCACATAGGTCCAACCCTCTTGAGACATAAATACAAATGGGGGGATGACCAGATGGACCAGTACACCCCAAAGGACAAAGATGGCTGTGCAAGTGAACTGGGCCTTTCGCTGAAAAACAAAAAAGAATGCAAAAACCGACGAAGTGAGTCGAATGTAGTGGAATGCAAGGAAACACATTCACTGATTTCCCTCTGATCATTTTAACTTAGACAAAGATAAATTAGCCATGCTAGATGAAAAAAATATTTCTAAGACAAAAAGTATCTTTCTTACCAGTGAAACCCCTCTCTTGGTAAGGTACTGGCCCAGGTGCTTGGCCCTGCCTCCAAAGAACTTCCCCAGCTCACTGA
The sequence above is a segment of the Salvelinus alpinus chromosome 33, SLU_Salpinus.1, whole genome shotgun sequence genome. Coding sequences within it:
- the kcnk5a gene encoding potassium channel subfamily K member 5a, translating into MVDKGPLLTSAIIFYLSIGAAIFQVLEEPNWKLAAKQYNAQRDKILEDYPCLTKDDLDKILEVVSDAAGQGVTITGSKTFNNWNWPNAVIFAATVITTIGYGNIAPKTSAGRVFCIFYGLFGVPLCLTWISELGKFFGGRAKHLGQYLTKRGVSLRKAQFTCTAIFVLWGVLVHLVIPPFVFMSQEGWTYVEGLYFSFVTLTTIGFGDLVAGVDPNADYPTLYRYFVEVWIYLGLAWLSLFFNWKVRMVVEAHKALKKRRKRRKLSLDELRHYKESHKALHLPPTANDVNIFSFLSKKQEGYNDLIKQIGVKTDGGGVHCDGNDASNKAKEANRSQSCSDTVTCNGNTILSLDRSPRQKRRYSFSDRVTVAFSKSKNYLLGSENGMLLTEDHGEGDLDGDQERMYENQLDKEVDQESGGGGLGGGGGCGMGGRRLWDSKEYQSLIFQNANITFIDEENVLNNNLEDEDDDAKAKLSITTCDENVESETDSKEEQGSESEESVFTSDGSEHDHSYEKLVEEYSKEDNTES